One part of the Kryptolebias marmoratus isolate JLee-2015 linkage group LG13, ASM164957v2, whole genome shotgun sequence genome encodes these proteins:
- the taf1 gene encoding transcription initiation factor TFIID subunit 1 isoform X6 — MSDSDSDEDQDRPFSLTGFLFGNINEDGQLEDDSVLDNESKKHLADLGNLALRSLITEITASEDENKEENRDTANVDSEGWVKSTDDAVDYSDISEVAEDETKKYRQAMGSLQPTRKTDDEDDYDSDGEDIDSKLMPPPPPPCLLSAKKEESSSQSTNATAEDGDGIILPSIIAPSSAADKVDFSSSSDSESETDRPCQGSGSGGPPDRLNLPLAGIMQKDAANTLPCVTELFPEFRPGKVLRFLRLFGPGKNMPSVWRSARRKKKRKHREPHPGTPPPEGEVVEQNQEKKSGWIYEYAPPPPPEQCLSDDEITMMAPVESKFSQACGDVDKEAESRPKVAEWRYGPAQLWYDMLGVSEDGSNFNYGFKLKEQQPDETENQDLPKEVTETIQEDQRQEDNETDGGNVDGDETKLALENELFLMVTQLQWEDDIIWNGEDVKHKGTKTQRASLAGWLPSSMTRNANAYNAQQGLTRSNSQLVPPTPPPITKASSMSGSKREKGGHDNQASQEEDFSWFSIFPIDNEELVYGRWEDNIIWDDQEMDHLLAPPVLTLDPNDENIILEIPDEKEEMTSHSPSKENKKETAIKKSRILLGKTGVIKDEPQQNMSQPEIKDPWNLSNDEFYYPKQQGLRGTFSGNIIQHSIPSLELRQPFFPTHMGPMKLRQFHRPTLKKYSFGALAHPGPHAVQPLLKHIKKKAKMREQERQASGGGDMFFMRTPQDLTGKDGDLILAEYSEEYPPLIMQVGMASKIKNYYKRKPGKDPGAPDCKYGETVYCHTSPFLGSLHPGQLLQACENNLFRAPIYLHKMPETDFLVIRTRHGYYIRELVDIFVVGQECPLFEVPGPNSKRANTHIRDFLQVFIYRLFWKSKDRPRRIRMEDIKKAFPSHSESSIRKRLKLCADFKRTGMDSNWWVLKPDFRLPTEEEIRAMVSPEQCCAYYSMLVAEQRLKDAGYGEKSFFAPEEENEEDFQMKIDDEVRTAPWNTTRAFISAMKGKCLLEVTGVADPTGCGEGFSYVKVPNKPTQQKDDKEPQPVKKTVTGTDADLRRLSLKNAKQLLRKFGVPEEEIKKLSRWEVIDVVRTMSTEQARSGEGPMSKFARGSRFSVAEHQERYKEECQRIFDLQNKVLESTEVLSTDTDSSSAEDSDFEEMGKNIENMLQNKKTSSQLSREREEQERKELQRMLMGEESDRDNKGRKERRKGLSSSLSTSSHKDDDTSSVTSLNSSATGRRLKIYRTFRDEDGKEYVRCETVRKAAVIDAYTRIRTTKDDEFIRKFALFDEQHREEMRKERRRIQEQLRRLKRNQEKDKIKGPPEKKTKKVKERPDLKVKLKCGACGAIGHMRTNKFCPLYYQTNAPPSNPVAMTEEQEEELEKTVIHNDNEELIKVEGTKIVLGKQLIESADEVRRKSLVLKFPKQQLPPKKKRRVGSAVHCDYLNKPHKAIHRRRTDPMVTLSSVLEGIINDMRDHPNTYPFHTPVNAKVVKDYYKIITRPMDLQTLRENVRKRMYPSREEFREAVELIVKNSATYNGAKHPITQVAQSMLDLCDAKLKEKEDRLVRLEKAINPLLDDDDQVAFSFILDNIVTQKMMAVPESWPFHHPVNKKFVPDYYKVIVNPMDLETIRKNISKHKYQNREAFLSDISLIHANSIKYNGSDSLFTKTALDIVNVCEQTLAEYDEHLTQLEKDISTAKEAALDVADLDSLDPMTPGPYTPQGRHIRRPGEEDSDVDIEGFEEDDDGKPKTPAPAEDAEGDLEDDDDEDMLLPPPHRRPHDQDEVDEDEERQHGRSNHPVQSSVLYQDLLMSEGEDDASEEEGDNPFSSIQLSESGSDSDREVDVRPTPPRRAQETARMGMEQDESMMSYEGEGNEHMEDSNISYGSYEETESQSQMQPSSMGNGEEYGISEEEEDEEDEARRRGPAVLSHVQLSEDEESEEFRSIGGDSDMDSDV, encoded by the exons ATGTCGGATTCAGACAGCGACGAGGATCAGGATCGCCCCTTTTCTCTCACTGGGTTCCTCTTTGGAAACATCAATGAAGATGGACAGTTGGAGGACGACAGTGTTTTGGACAAT GAGTCCAAAAAGCATCTAGCCGATTTGGGGAATCTGGCTCTGCGCTCTCTTATTACAGAGATCACCGCCAGTGAGGATGAGAATAAGGAGGAAAACAGAGACACTGCAAATGTGGATTCAGAGG GTTGGGTGAAAAGCACTGACGACGCAGTCGACTACTCTGACATCAGTGAGGTTGCTGAGGATGAGACGAAAAAGTACCGTCAGGCGATGGGGTCTTTGCAGCCCACCAGAAAAACAG ATGATGAGGATGACTATGATTCAGACGGTGAGGATATTGACTCAAAGCTGAtgcctcctccaccaccaccatgtCTTCTTTCAGCTAAGAAAGAAGAATCCTCCTCTCAGAGCACAAATG CAACTGCTGAAGACGGTGATGGGATCATCCTGCCCTCCATCATTGCACCATCCTCTGCTGCTGATAAGGTCGACTTCAGCAGCTCCTCGGACTCGGAGTCAGAAACTGATCGTCCTTGCCAGGGTTCAGGGTCTGGAGGCCCCCCAGACAGGCTCAACCTCCCTCTAGCTGGCATCATGCAGAAAGATGCTGCCAACACCTTGCCATGTGTCACTGAGCTCTTTCCAGAGTTTAGGCCAGGCAAG GTGCTTCGGTTCCTACGACTGTTTGGTCCTGGAAAGAACATGCCATCAGTTTGGAGGAGTGCCCGCAGGAAAAAGAAGCGGAAACACAGGGAGCCTCACCCTGGGACACCTCCTCCTGAGGGAGAGGTTGTGGAACAAAACCAGGAGAAAAAGTCTGGGTGGATTTACGAGTATGCACCCCCTCCACCTCCAGAACAGTGTCTGTCTGACGATGAG ATAACCATGATGGCTCCAGTAGAATCAAAGTTCTCACAGGCTTGTGGCGACGTCGACAAGGAGGCAGAGTCTCGAcctaaagtagcagaatggaGATACGGTCCGGCCCAGCTTTGGTACGACATGCTGGGCGTCTCTGAGGACGGAAGCAACTTCAACTATGGCTTCAAGCTGAAGGAACAGCAGCCCGATGAGACTGAGAACCAAGATCTGCCTAAAGAAGTGACAGAGACAATTCAGGAG GATCAAAGGCAGGAAGATAATGAAACTGATGGTGGAAATGTTGATGGAGATGAAACAAAATTGGCGCTAGAGAACGAGCTGTTCCTGATGGTCACTCAACTGCAGTGGGAGGATGATATTATTTGGAATGGGGAGGACGTAAAACACAAAGGCACCAAGACTCAGAGAGCCAGCCTGGCAGGATGGCTCCCCTCCAGCATGACCCGCAACGCTAACGCTTACAACGCACAGCAGG GCCTGACCAGAAGTAACTCCCAGCTGGTGCCACCAACACCTCCACCCATTACCAAAGCTTCTTCGATGTCTGGCTCTAAAAGGGAAAAGGGCGGCCATGATAATCAAG CCTCTCAAGAAGAAGACTTTTCCTGGTTCTCCATTTTTCCTATTGACAATGAGGAGTTGGTGTACGGTCGCTGGGAAGACAACATCATCTGGGATGATCAGGAGATGGATCACTTGCTCGCACCACCTGTTCTTACACTGGATCCCAATGATGAGAATATAATTCTAg AAATTCCAGATGAAAAGGAGGAGATGACCTCCCACTCCCCATCAAAAGAGAATAAGAAGGAAACTGCGATCAAGAAGAGTCGTATCCTCCTGGGGAAAACAGGGGTAATAAAAGATGAGCCACAACAG AACATGTCCCAACCTGAGATTAAGGATCCCTGGAACCTGTCCAACGATGAGTTCTACTATCCCAAACAGCAGGGCCTGAGAGGAACCTTCAGTGGCAACATCATTCAG CACTCCATTCCATCTCTTGAGCTGAGGCAGCCCTTCTTCCCCACTCACATGGGACCCATGAAGCTTCGGCAGTTCCATCGACCCACGCTGAAGAAATATTCGTTCGGTGCTTTGGCTCACCCGGGTCCTCACGCTGTGCAGCCGCTGCTCAAGCACATAAAGAAGAAAGCCAAG ATGAGAGAACAAGAGCGACAGGCATCCGGAGGTGGAGACATGTTCTTCATGCGAACGCCGCAGGACTTGACGGGCAAAGATGGAGATTTGATCCTGGCGGAGTACAGCGAGGAATACCCTCCTCTCATCATGCAGGTCGGCATGGCGTCCAAGATCAAAAACTACTACAAAAGG AAACCGGGAAAAGATCCTGGAGCACCTGATTGTAAATACGGAGAGACTGTGTACTGCCACACGTCTCCATTCCTGGGCTCTCTGCATCCtggacagctgctgcag GCTTGTGAAAACAACCTCTTCCGTGCCCCGATCTACCTGCACAAGATGCCAGAGACCGATTTCTTGGTTATTCGAACTCGGCATGGCTACTACATTCGAGAGCTAGTGGACATTTTTGTCGTTGGTCAGGAGTGTCCCCTGTTTGAAGTCCCAGGCCCAAACTCCAAACGTGCCAATACTCACATCAGGGACTTCCTGCAG GTGTTCATTTACCGCCTGTTCTGGAAGAGCAAAGATCGGCCCAGAAGAATCCGCATGGAGGATATAAAGAAAGCTTTTCCCTCTCACTCAGAGAGCAGCATCAGGAAGCGACTCAAACTCTGTGCCGACTTCAAACGTACAG GGATGGACTCCAACTGGTGGGTGCTGAAGCCTGACTTCAGGTTGCCAACAGAGGAGGAAATCAGAGCCATGGTGTCTCCAGAACAATGCTGCGCTTATTACAGCATGCTGGTGGCAGAGCAGAGGCTAAAG GATGCTGGATATGGAGAGAAATCTTTCTTTGCTCCAGAAGAAGAGAATGAAGAGGACTTTCAAATGAAGATTGATGATGAG GTGCGGACAGCTCCGTGGAACACAACAAGAGCCTTCATTTCTGCCATGAAGGGGAAGTGCCTGTTGGAGGTGACAGGTGTGGCGGATCCTACAGGCTGTGGAGAGGGTTTCTCGTATGTGAAAGTGCCCAACAAGCCCACCCAGCAGAAG GATGACAAAGAGCCACAGCCTGTTAAGAAGACGGTGACAGGGACAGACGCTGATCTGAGGAGGCTCTCACTCAAGAATGCCAAGCAGCTCCTGCGTAAGTTTGGTGTTCCAGAGGAAGAG ATCAAGAAACTCTCCCGCTGGGAGGTTATTGACGTGGTGAGAACCATGTCCACAGAGCAGGCACGCTCAGGCGAAGGGCCGATGAGCAAGTTCGCCAGAGGCTCTCGTTTCTCTGTCGCCGAACACCAGGAGCGCTACAAGGAAGAGTGCCAGAGGATCTTTGACCTGCAGAACAA GGTGCTGGAGTCCACAGAGGTGCTGtccacagacacagacagcAGTTCAGCTGAAGACAGTGACTTCGAGGAGATGGGTAAGAACATAGAGAACatgctgcagaataaaaagaCCAGCTCCCAGCTTTCCCGAGAgagggaggagcaggagaggaaggagctgcagaggatGCTGATGGGGGAGGAGAGTGATCGTGACAACAAGGGACGCAAGGAGCGACGCAAAGGCTTGT CCAGTTCCTTGTCCACCAGCTCCCACAAAGACGACGACACATCTTCCGTCACCAGCTTAAACTCATCGGCCACAGGACGTCGGCTCAAGATCTATCGCACTTTCAGGGACGAGGATGGCAAGGAGTATGTCCGCTGCGAGACTGTCCGTAAAGCTGCAGTCATCGACGCCTACACCCGGATCAGAACCACCAAGGATGATGAATTCAT ACGAAAGTTTGCCCTCTTTGATGAGCAGCACAGGGAAGAGATGAGGAAGGAGCGCCGGCGAATTCAGGAGCAGCTCCGGAGGCTGAAGAGAAACCAGGAAAAGGACAAGATCAAAGGACCCCCAGAGAAGAAGACCAAGAAGGTTAAGGAGAGACCAGACCTCAAGGTAAAA CTGAAGTGCGGCGCATGTGGCGCCATTGGACACATGAGGACCAACAAATTCTGCCCTCTGTACTACCAAACCAACGCCCCGCCCTCTAACCCAGTTGCCATgacagaggagcaggaggaagagctggaaAAGACCGTCATCCACAACGACAATGAGGAACTCATCAAGGTGGAGGGCACGAAGATTGTGCTGGGCAAGCAGCTCattgaaag TGCTGATGAGGTGCGCAGAAAGTCGTTGGTGCTCAAGTTTCCCAAGCAGCAGCTACCACCAAAGAAGAAAAGACGAGTGGGCAGTGCTGTCCATTGTGACTACCTCAAT AAACCACACAAAGCAATCCACCGCAGACGCACTGACCCAATGGTTACGTTGTCCTCTGTCCTTGAAGGCATCATCAACGACATGCGGGATCATCCCAAC ACGTACCCGTTCCACACACCGGTCAATGCCAAGGTTGTGAAGGACTACTACAAGATAATCACTCGTCCTATGGATCTGCAGACTCTGAGGGAGAACGTACGCAAGCGGATGTACCCATCGAGGGAGGAGTTTAGGGAAGCAGTGGaacttattgtcaaaaacagTGCTACCTACAATG GAGCAAAGCATCCCATAACACAAGTGGCGCAGTCCATGCTCGACCTGTGCGACGCTAAACTGAAAGAG AAGGAGGATAGGTTGGTGAGGCTGGAGAAAGCCATCAACCCCCTTCTGGATGACGACGATCAGGTAGCGTTCTCCTTCATCCTGGACAACATCGTGACTCAGAAAATGATGGCAGTTCCTGAA TCGTGGCCGTTTCACCACCCCGTCAATAAGAAGTTTGTGCCAGATTATTATAAGGTAATTGTAAACCCCATGGATCTGGAGACCATCAGGAAG AACATCTCCAAACACAAATACCAGAATCGAGAAGCCTTTCTCTCAGATATCAGCCTCATCCACGCCAACAGCATCAAGTACAACG GCTCTGACAGTCTTTTCACCAAAACAGCCCTGGATATTGTCAATGTGTGTGAGCAGACCTTGGCAGAG taCGATGAACATTTGACACAGCTGGAGAAAGATATCTCTACTGCTAAGGAGGCAGCTCTGGATGTGGCAGACTTGGACAGTTTAGACCCAATGACACCTGGACCATACACACCACAG GGACGGCATATCAGGAGACCTGGAGAGGAAGACTCAGATGTGGATATTGAGGGTTTTGAAGAGGATGACGACGGCAAACCCAAGACTCCTGCTCCT gcTGAAGACGCCGAAGGAGACctggaggatgatgatgatgaagacatgctgctgccgccgcccCATAGGCGGCCACATGACCAGGACGAAgtggatgaggatgaggagagaCAACATGGCAGATCTAACCACCCAGTTCAGTCCAGCGTGCTGTATCAGGATCTGCTCATGTCTGAAGGAGAGGATGACGCCAGTGAAGAGGAAGGAGACAACCCTTTCTCCT CCATACAGTTGTCAGAGAGTGGCAGCGACTCTGACAGGGAGGTCGACGTGCGACCCACACCTCCTCGGAGAGCTCAGGAGACGGCCCGGATGGGCATGGAGCAGGATGAGAGCATGATGTCCTACGAAGGGGAGGGGAATGAACACATGGAGGACAGCAACATCAG